A single window of Montipora capricornis isolate CH-2021 chromosome 14, ASM3666992v2, whole genome shotgun sequence DNA harbors:
- the LOC138031471 gene encoding uncharacterized protein, with protein MELCFSVRLPQLDVLCFVLIGVVKGSLYKSIGNGLLLDVEAALNSRPLDYVEDDIELPILTPTSLLHMQRNALPELEPNHIQDYDLRTHGKCLGKCKDVVWSCWTKEYLRGLRERHRLKNKVDSTHPAEGDVVIIKSDEKNRAQWKLGVVIDLITGLDRVFRGAKVRTPKSVIERPVQHLYPFELTCDMTTAPAALNPTVPAFRPHRKAAVVARACIQELAQMDDEN; from the coding sequence ATGGAACTGTGCTTCTCAGTCCGATTACCCCAACTGgatgtcctttgttttgttttgatcggAGTGGTTAAAGGATCCCTGTACAAGTCTATTGGGAATGGATTGCTGCTAGATGTGGAAGCTGCCCTCAACAGCAGGCCACTAGATTATGTCGAGGATGACATTGAGCTGCCTATCCTTACTCCAACTTCTCTGTTGCACATGCAACGGAACGCACTGCCAGAGTTGGAGCCAAATCACATCCAAGACTATGACCTCCGAACCCATGGAAAGTGCTTGGGCAAGTGTAAAGATGTAGTATGGTCCTGCTGGACCAAAGAATACCTGAGGGGGCTCCGGGAGAGACACCGCCTAAAGAACAAGGTTGACAGTACCCATCCAGCGGAAGGGGATGTGGTTATCATCAAATCTGATGAGAAGAATCGTGCTCAGTGGAAGTTGGGAGTGGTGATCGACTTGATAACTGGCCTAGATAGAGTGTTCCGAGGAGCAAAGGTACGCACTCCCAAGTCAGTCATTGAACGCCCAGTACAGCATTTATATCCATTTGAACTTACCTGCGACATGACAACAGCACCAGCAGCTCTGAACCCTACTGTGCCAGCCTTTAGACCACACAGAAAGGCTGCGGTTGTGGCCAGAGCTTGTATACAGGAACTTGCACAAATGGATGATGAAAACTAG